TTACCCTCACCTGCGTGCCCGGCCAAGGTGGCTTTAATACCGTGTTTTTTTAATATGCCAAACACTTTGGGAAGAAATTCGGGTAAAAATTCTGGTTTGACACAAAAATCGTCAACAAATGGAGCCGTGCGTTTATCGCTCACCTCTTTTCGCAAAAGCGAGAAACTTTCGCGGCGCATGGTCCAATACTTTTCCGCCTCTTCTTCCGTATCCAGCTCCCTCATAATAATTTTATTATGCTCTTCGAGTGACTCTTTGAGATCGTTTATTTTTTGATCTAGCTCTTCTTCTGTATCTTCGGCAAACTCGATCAACATTGTTAACTTGGGCAAACCGAGCATTCTTAAACCAATTAGCGCCTCGGGCCAGAACTTAAGCGCAAAAGGTAAAAACGAAGAGCCGGCTTTCTTTGCAATTTGCGGCATAAATCTCAAACCAAGCTTGAGAGTCGCATCATCAAACGTTTCTATGGACTCCGGGTCGAGAGGCAATAATTTGTTCACCACTTCCGGCACCTCATCCCAAGAGTTAAAAAACAGTACAGTCAAACGTCGCTTGGGCTTTTCATGTACCAACCTCAGCCGTGTCTCAGCCCAAATACCTAAAGTACCTTGGGACCCGCCGAAAAGTTGCGTGAGATCAAATGTACCTTGTTCCCTATCGTACACATCCCAAAGGTTATAGCCCGCCGAATTCTTTGCCACATCAGGCTTAGCGGCTTTGACTATATCGTAGTTATCTTCCAGCAAAGAATGCATACGTCTATAAACCTCTCCCTCAAAGTTGTCCTGAGACTTTTTCTGCTCCAGCTCCTCCATATTGAGTTTCCTGAGAACGTACTCGTTACCGTCTGAAAACACAGCTTTGATCTCTTGGATAAAGTCGTTCATTTTACCATAGCGCAGTGTTTTTTCTCCGGCACAATTATTAGCTACCATGCCACCAAGAGCCGCAATGCTTTTAGACGCCGGATAACAAGGCAGTGACAGATCTTCAGGTAAAATAACTTTTTCAAAGTCTCTATAAAAAACTCCGGGTTGAACTCGTGCAAACATTTCTTCGGGATTTACCTCCCAGACGTGATTCATATATTTTGTAAATGACACTGAAATTGATTCAGTCAATGGACCTCCTGTCATATCTGTTCCGCCCGCTCTTCCTGTTAAAGAAATACCTGGTATCTCTTCACGCTTTTTATTTATAAAGTGTACTAATTCTTTTATGTCGTGGACATCCTTGGGAAAAACAACTACTTTAGGACGAACACCAAAGAGTGAAGCGTCATAAGAATACTCTTCCAGAGTATCGTCGGTAACATCCACGTCCCCTTTTATAGACTCTCTTAGCTCGTGCTGTATAGCCATAGATATTTTAATTATCCAAAAACTGACCTGCTTTAACAACGTGCTCAACTAAAGAATACGTATACCCCATTTCGTTATCGTACCAAGCCAGTACTTTTACAAGATTGCCGCCTACTACACGAGTAAATGTGAGATCTGCAATAGAAGCTTTTTCCGATCCGACTATATCTGAAGACACAATAGGTTCATAGGTCGCTCCAAACGTCTTCATCCAGCGTGGTTCCTGAGATGCATTCATAAGAATTTCATTCACTTCTTCTTTTGATGTGTCTCGCTTGGAGATAAAAGTAATATCTGCCACCGATCCGGCTATCACCGGAACACGAAGGGCTATGCCGTCAAATTTTCCTTCCAAATCCGGAATTACTTTAGTTGTAGCTATAGCTGCGCCAGTTGTGGTAGGTATAATATTTTGCGCCGCCGCCCGACCCTTCCGCCAGTCTTTATTGGGACCATCTACGAGTGACTGTGAAGCTGTATAAGCGTGCACAGTATTCAAAAGAGCCTTTTCTATACCAATTGACTCGTTAAGTATAGCAACCAAAGGCGAGCCGGAGTTTGTTGTGCAAGATGCGTTGGAAGTAATTTGCTTTCCCGCGAAATCTTCTTCGTTTATTCCCATAAGAACGGTGCCTCCGGATATACCCTCTACTTCCTCACCTTTGATCGGCGCAGATACAACTACGCGCTTAGCCCCCGCGTCAAGATGTTGTTTGGACTTCTCATAAGTTCTAAAGATGCCAGTGGATTCCACCACCACATCAACATCATAATCCCCCCAAGGTATTTCTTTGGGATCTCGTATGGAAAAGAATTTTGCTCTACGGCCATCGGAGACCAAGCTCTTTGCGTCTCCGTCTTCCTCAATATTAACCTCCTTCAACGGAGAAGTTTGCGCGGTATCATATTTCAAAAGATAAGCTAGATTTTCCGGATCTCCGAGATCGTTAATGGCCACAACCTCGATATCATCTCGCGTATGCGCTACCTTATAAAAACTTCTACCGATCCTACCGAAACCGTTTATTCCAACTCTAATAGACATAAATAAAAATAGTGAAAACGAGCCACCTTGTAACTCCCTTAGTATATCAGAGATTCTCTTACACCTATCCACAAAAAGAAGTAGATCACTAAAAAACGCCCGCAACAAAGTGTGAGCATTTAAGAGAATAAGGCAATTAGATGTGAAGTGAATTATTTTAATTTCTTTTTGAAAATCTCTGCCAAAACTTGTGGATTAGCTGACCCTTTTGTTTTTTTCATTCCTTGCCCTATAAAAAACTGAAATACATTCTCATTGCCTGACTTGTAATCAGTAACAACTTCTGGATTCTCCGCTATGACCTCTTCAACGACTTTTTCTAATGCACTCTCATCGCTCTGCTGCAAGAGATTTGCTTCTTCAGCTAGTTTTTTGGGTGATTCGTCCTTATCAAAAAGCAAAACCAGTGTATCTTTCGCGCCTCTACTAGAAAGCTCTCCTGAATCGATCATATTAATAAGCTCGACAAAGAGCTCAGCTCTAGGTAGTTGTATCTCCGAGTCATTTGATCTTATGCCCTGAAGGTCGGAGGTTATATAATTCGCGGCTAATTTTAACTTAGCGGCACTCCCATTTAATAAATTCGATACCTCATCAAAAAAGTCACCTAATTGAAAATCTAAGATCAACGTTTCGACATCTTCCTCCTTAATACCCAGATCGATCAGACGTTTCCTTTTTTCATTCGGAAGTTCTGGTATTTCAGAAAGTAAGCTATTTTTGGAAAATTCTTCTAGTTGCGAAATCTTTAATTTAGGAAGATCCGGCTCGGGGAAATACCTATAGTCTTGTGACGATTCCTTTTTTCTCTGAGTGTATGTCTCTTGTTTGTTTTCGTCCCAGCCTCGTGTTTCCTGCTCAACTGTCTCGCCGTTTTCTAATATTTCTATCTGACGTTCTATTTCAAAGGCAATCGCCTTCTCTACAGAACGAAATGAATTTAAATTCTTTACTTCGGTTTTGGTACCAAAATCCTCTGATTTTGATACCGAAATATTAGCTTCAACGCGCATCTCTCCTCTTTCCATATTTGCCTCAGAGATATCCAGAGTGCGAAGAAGCAACTGCAATTCTCGGGCAAAATCCGCAGCTTTTTTACCGCTTTTTATAACGGGCTCTGTTACTAATTCCATAAGAGGCACTCCCGCGCGATTATAATCAACCAGGGAATAATCTCCTTTGTCATGTGTAGACTTGGCAGTATCCTCTTCTAAGTGAATACGGGTTATGTCAACTTCACATAATCTCCCGCCGGTAACTAGGGGGTATTCATATTGTGAAATTTGGTACCCCTTAGGGATGTCCGGATAGAAATAGTTCTTCCTATCGAATTCTGTAAAATCAGCGAGGTTGCCATTCAAAGCGACTCCTACCTTAAGAACATTTTTTACCGCTTCCTTATTGATCTTAGGAAGCGTCCCTGGGTGTGCCATGCAAATTGGGCAGATCCGAGAGTTGGGCTCACTTGTGTGTGGAGCGTTTTCGCAACCACAGAACATTTTTGACTTGGTCTTCAGCTCCGCGTGAATTTCAAGCCCTATTGTGGGTTTATAGTCGTCTTTCATGGTTGCAATACTAGCATAGGCTCAAGCCAAAAGAAAAAGAATAGATGTAACCTCGCTGCGCAAAGGTGAGTAGTAAAAAATCACCCCCGATCGCGCAGTGCACGATCGGGGGTGTGATCGGGAGGGTTAGCCCTTACAAGGAATCACCATCCGTGCATACTCGTGCACAGTCACGGTCTCGCTTGTCCAGCGAGCTTCAACGTGTCCGAAACGACCACACCGGCCGACCGGACGACCAAAGCTCAATGAAGTGAACCCGGTCATCAACATTCCATCCGCAGGGGTGAAGTTGACAGTATTGGTGATACCGTTCTGGACCACCTCCTGCACACCCAAACCATGCGAACTGATGTCGGTAAGAACAAATGAACCCTCAGACAAGTGCAGTTCAGACACGTGCAGTTCTGCACTGTCAAAGCTTACCAGCGAATCATCCATGTATGTGTCATCGAACACCAGCGGAAATGACAGGAACAAGGTAAGCATTTCAGGCGAGTCCACGTAAACGTTGCTCACCACTCCACCTGAAGCATCAATGGTCACGCTCTCATCCGAGAAAAGACTAACGTCCCTCGTGACGCTTATCGAGCCAGACTCGGTGAACGTGAAAACTCGCACGCTGTAGTCTCCCGGTGGAAACGTAAATACCTGAAACCGATCGACGAAATTATTCATCGTATCGACTGGTTCGCCGTCTTCGTTGTAGATGACCAAGCTATTGATAGCCTCGCCATCAGGCGTAGAGCTTACCACCTGAACCTCGAGATCGAGAAAGTCTCCCGATCCTTCCGGCGCTTCGACGACCGAAGAGCAAGCGCTGATAACGAAGGCGACCAGTACCAGCAAGAAACCTGTAAAGTTCTTCACTTTTCCTCCCTTTCGAAGAACGTCACTTTTGCCCTATGCAAAAGTATTACTGGCATGTAATATACATTACTTTAGTATATTTGTCAATAGTGGCTGTAGTTCGTAGTTGAACATTCTAATTCTTTTGTTTCACTTTTTATTATTACCTAGTTCACTTATTTTTCTTTTCTTCCAGCTCTTTTGCTAAAAAATCAGCGAATTTTTTAACACTTGCATCATCAAGAACAGAAATTTCACGCACTGTTTTTTCGGTATGAGCTATGAGTTCTTCTCTTTTTTTATTAAGCGTATCTTGGTCCACTTCATCTGATTTGGTAAGTAAAATAATTTCGTGTTTATCGAGCAATTTTTCATCAAAATTTTTCAGCTCGTTTCGTACAGAATCATAAACTTCAACCACATTTTCATTTTCTAGAGAGACACAGTGAACTAACATTTTTGTACGACTGATATGGCGCAAAAATTTATGTCCAAGCCCCTTACCTTGTGATGCCCCTTCTATAAGGCCTGGAATATCAGCGATTATAAATTCATAAAAAGTACCCAGGTGCGGTTCAAGAGTCGTGAAGTTATAGTTTCCTACTTCAGATTTTGCGTTTGTAAGAGTATTCAAAAGAGTAGACTTGCCGGCATTTGGAAGGCCCACAAAACCCACATCAGCAATAAGTCGAAGTTCAATGAAAAAGCGCGAATGTTCACCCGGTTTTCCGTTGGTTTGCTCCATCGGATTTATGTTGGTAGAGCTTTTAAAATGAGTATTGCCCAAGCCGCCTTTCCCTCCCTTTAGAACAACCATTTCCTGACCTTCTTCTAAAAGTTCAAACTGTGCTCCATCCAACTCGCGAGTCAAAACTGTACCAATTGGCAATTCTACTATCAGATCACTGCCGTTTTTGCCGGTTTGGTTTTTACTGCGACCACTATCGCCTTTTTCAGCCTCCAAATTAGGAGAGTGGGTATAACGTGTAAGAACGGAAAGGTCTTTAACTGCCCGGATGACGACATCGCCGCCACGACCACCGTCTCCTCCCGACGGACCAGAAAATTCTTTCCCTTTGAGATGGAGCCAGCGAACTACACCATCTCCACCATCTCCGGCGCTTAGATCTAAAGTAATTTCATCTACAAATGTCATATCAATTATTCAGTTTCAAGGGCTTTATTAGCTAATTCAAAAACGCCTTCTTTTGAACTAGCTACTCCAATAAAGCGCTTATTGTGTACAAAAAAAGCGTCTTCTACACCGGAAGCGTTGACTAAATCGCCATCTCTTTTACCAGCCCATTCCTCTGGTAATAGTTTCCTAGCGTCAAAGGGAGTAGAAATAGATTTCGGCACTGATACTATTTCCCAATTACCATTCTCTGAATCCGGTTTAATTACAAACAATATTTGCGGATTATCTTCAACAAACTCCATATAAGGGTAGCTCTTTTCTAAAAATAAAATGCGCTCATCGTTGATAGAAGAATTTTTGTATGCATCCTCAACAATGGCGAATGCTTCGAGTCTGGCTTTAGCCTGCGCAATTTCTCTATCGAGCACAAGCTCTGCAATATCGAGAGCCCTAAAGAATGCTTCATTTTTAGTATAATCTGGCGCTTCTTTCCAAGTGGGGCGTAGACCATAAAAAGCCGACTGCAGGTTGTACCTAAAAGAAATATCTACATCAGTCTCACCCCAAATATCTACTCCGTTGTCTAAAGCGTCTATGGTTTCAGCAAGTCTTTCGTCTACAGCTTTTGCCACTTCCTCACTTCCGCATACCGCGCCGCCAAATTTTTTCCAAACTAGCCCAAAAGCGGCAAAAGGTATGCCATTCTCCCTTTCACCTGCGCCTCCTTTTTGATGGTGATCAAACCGATTAGATCCTGGATCATAAACGCCCCCAACGTCAGCAACAAAATCTGCTTGTTCAATTATGTCCTTATCCCGAGTACGTATTATTTCTATATCAGTTTGATCAACACCTTCGGACAACAAGTATTTTTTTAATGTGGCCGCGGCAAATAGATCGTCCGCGTGAAATGTACTATTGTGTACTACGATCGTTTTAGACATTTTTCCCTTTAGAATTACTTCCCAACTCTACCGTTGAAGCTAACAATGACACGATGACCGCTCCAAATACAGCAGCCCAAAAGCCATCAACCATAAATCCGCTCACAAACACAGCTACAAAATAGAAGAAGAATCCATTTAACACAAAAGAGAAAAGCCCTAAGGTTAAAATATTTATAGGCAGAGTAAGAACATAAAGTATGGGCTTAAGGGTTACGTTAAATATTCCCAATACAAAAGCAGAAACCACCGCTACCCAAAAACCGTCAATTTCCACTCCGGGCAAAAGCTCGGAAACTAACATCAGCGAAAGTGCCGTTATAAGCCATTTTAAAAGTAATCTATCCATATTTTTCTATAATTAATTTTATGAAGTTTTAGGGTCGCTTTCGATCATTCTCCACCCTGAATTTAGCATTTCTTTAGCTTTTTTATACTTCATCTCTTTAACAACATTTCCGTCGGTTATTTTTACAATATCATTACGACCAATTTTATCTTCTTCTGTTCTCTGTATAGGCGTAGAGGGGGATTCGCCTTGTCTCTCACTGGACCGTTTCGCCATCTCTAGCCGACTCCTAACTTGCTCGGCTTCCGCCTTAAACGCGTCAGGATCTATGTTCGGCAAAGCTCCGATAACACGGCTCTTAAGAGTTTCATTCAATTCGCGGAATAGCCGCAATGCTTCCTTCTTATACTCTACTAACGGGTCATGCTGACCGTATGCCCTCAGATTAACACTGGAGCGCAAATAGTCCATCTGGTCCAAGTGATCCATCCATAGCTTGTCTAGGGTTTGAAGATAAAGTCGCTTCATAACATTCCAGAAAGTTTCCTCTCCTAGCGCTTCTTCTTTTTCGTCGATAAGATCAGCCACTTTCTTATCCCCTTCCGCCAACTCAAATATGAGATCCTCTATATCGTCAATGTCACCTGTGAGCACCTTTAGTCTTTTCTCATAGATAGCGCTACGTTGCCGATTAAGAACATCATCATACTCAAGAGTACGTTTCCTGGAATCAAAATTGAATCCTTCTATTTTTTCCTGCGCGCTCTCGAGTGAGCGAGTGATCATTTTGTGTTCAATGGGCTCGTCTTCCTTCACTCCCAATCTGCCCATCATTGAATTTATAGGGCCAGAAGCAAAAACCCGCATAAGTGAATCCTCCAGAGATACATAAAACTGAGTTTCGCCTGGATCACCCTGCCTTCCAGCACGACCTCGCAATTGATTATCAATACGCCTAGCCTCATGCCGTTCCGTACCGAGAACAAAAAGCCCGCCGAGCTCTAATATCTCTTGTCTTTCCTCCTCTGTTGCGCTTGGACCACCAAGTTTGATATCTACTCCTCTACCGGCCATATTGGTAGCAATGGTAACTCGCCCCTTTTTACCCGCTTCTGATATAATCTCTCCTTCTCGTGCATGGTTTTTGGCGTTGAGCACCTCATGCGGAACCCCCTCCTTTTTCAAGAAACTCGAAAGAAGTTCGTTTTTGTCAACTGAGACAGTACCTACCAATACCGGCTGTCCTTTTTTGTGTAGCTCTTTAAGTTTTCTGGCTACAGCTTTGAATTTTCCCTGCTCGGTCTTAAATATTTGATCGTTCCTGTCAATGCGCGCTATTGGTTTATTGGTCGGAATTACGACCGTATCCAATCCATACGTTTTATAAAATTCTTCCGAGGAAGTTTCGGCGGTACCGGTCATGCCGGATAGCTTGTCATACAATCTAAAGAAATTTTGATAGGTAACAGAAGCAACTGTCTTTGATTCTTTCTGAATAGCGACCCCTTCTTTTGCTTCGATCGCTTGATGAAGTCCGGCGCTATAACGCCTCCCCGGTTGCAACCTACCAGTGAATTCATCAACAATAATTACCGATCCATCTCTGACCATATACTTATCATCTCTTTTAAATAATGCTTTAGCCCGAACAGCTGTTTCCAGATGATGAACGTATTTTATTCCTCTTTCAGTATAAATATTTTCTACACCCAACGCTTCTTCGGCTTTCGATATTCCTGATTCAGTTAAGGAAATAGCGCCTAATTTCTCATCCACTGTATAGTCTTCGTCTTCCTTCAGTCTGCCTGCTATAGTAGCGAACGTCTGATATAGGTCCTCTGATTCCGCGGCGGGAGCTGAAATTATCAAAGGGGTGCGCGCTTCGTCTATCAATATAGAATCCACCTCGTCAATAATGGCAAAGGGGTGTTCTTTTTGCCGTATTTGTTCCGGGACGTATTCCAAATTATCGCGCAGATAGTCAAAACCAAACTCACTGTTCGTGCCATAGGTAATATCAGTTTCGTACGCCTCACGTCGAGAG
The nucleotide sequence above comes from Candidatus Campbellbacteria bacterium. Encoded proteins:
- a CDS encoding FAD-binding oxidoreductase; protein product: MAIQHELRESIKGDVDVTDDTLEEYSYDASLFGVRPKVVVFPKDVHDIKELVHFINKKREEIPGISLTGRAGGTDMTGGPLTESISVSFTKYMNHVWEVNPEEMFARVQPGVFYRDFEKVILPEDLSLPCYPASKSIAALGGMVANNCAGEKTLRYGKMNDFIQEIKAVFSDGNEYVLRKLNMEELEQKKSQDNFEGEVYRRMHSLLEDNYDIVKAAKPDVAKNSAGYNLWDVYDREQGTFDLTQLFGGSQGTLGIWAETRLRLVHEKPKRRLTVLFFNSWDEVPEVVNKLLPLDPESIETFDDATLKLGLRFMPQIAKKAGSSFLPFALKFWPEALIGLRMLGLPKLTMLIEFAEDTEEELDQKINDLKESLEEHNKIIMRELDTEEEAEKYWTMRRESFSLLRKEVSDKRTAPFVDDFCVKPEFLPEFLPKVFGILKKHGIKATLAGHAGEGNFHIIPLMDLSKKTERDKIPVVLDKVNNLTFEYGGTMTAEHNDGLIRSPYLEQMYGKKVYDLFVETKNIFDPNNIFNPGKKINADLDYAMEHIDH
- the gap gene encoding type I glyceraldehyde-3-phosphate dehydrogenase: MSIRVGINGFGRIGRSFYKVAHTRDDIEVVAINDLGDPENLAYLLKYDTAQTSPLKEVNIEEDGDAKSLVSDGRRAKFFSIRDPKEIPWGDYDVDVVVESTGIFRTYEKSKQHLDAGAKRVVVSAPIKGEEVEGISGGTVLMGINEEDFAGKQITSNASCTTNSGSPLVAILNESIGIEKALLNTVHAYTASQSLVDGPNKDWRKGRAAAQNIIPTTTGAAIATTKVIPDLEGKFDGIALRVPVIAGSVADITFISKRDTSKEEVNEILMNASQEPRWMKTFGATYEPIVSSDIVGSEKASIADLTFTRVVGGNLVKVLAWYDNEMGYTYSLVEHVVKAGQFLDN
- the gatB gene encoding Asp-tRNA(Asn)/Glu-tRNA(Gln) amidotransferase subunit GatB — encoded protein: MKDDYKPTIGLEIHAELKTKSKMFCGCENAPHTSEPNSRICPICMAHPGTLPKINKEAVKNVLKVGVALNGNLADFTEFDRKNYFYPDIPKGYQISQYEYPLVTGGRLCEVDITRIHLEEDTAKSTHDKGDYSLVDYNRAGVPLMELVTEPVIKSGKKAADFARELQLLLRTLDISEANMERGEMRVEANISVSKSEDFGTKTEVKNLNSFRSVEKAIAFEIERQIEILENGETVEQETRGWDENKQETYTQRKKESSQDYRYFPEPDLPKLKISQLEEFSKNSLLSEIPELPNEKRKRLIDLGIKEEDVETLILDFQLGDFFDEVSNLLNGSAAKLKLAANYITSDLQGIRSNDSEIQLPRAELFVELINMIDSGELSSRGAKDTLVLLFDKDESPKKLAEEANLLQQSDESALEKVVEEVIAENPEVVTDYKSGNENVFQFFIGQGMKKTKGSANPQVLAEIFKKKLK
- the obgE gene encoding GTPase ObgE, with translation MTFVDEITLDLSAGDGGDGVVRWLHLKGKEFSGPSGGDGGRGGDVVIRAVKDLSVLTRYTHSPNLEAEKGDSGRSKNQTGKNGSDLIVELPIGTVLTRELDGAQFELLEEGQEMVVLKGGKGGLGNTHFKSSTNINPMEQTNGKPGEHSRFFIELRLIADVGFVGLPNAGKSTLLNTLTNAKSEVGNYNFTTLEPHLGTFYEFIIADIPGLIEGASQGKGLGHKFLRHISRTKMLVHCVSLENENVVEVYDSVRNELKNFDEKLLDKHEIILLTKSDEVDQDTLNKKREELIAHTEKTVREISVLDDASVKKFADFLAKELEEKKNK
- a CDS encoding MYG1 family protein, whose product is MSKTIVVHNSTFHADDLFAAATLKKYLLSEGVDQTDIEIIRTRDKDIIEQADFVADVGGVYDPGSNRFDHHQKGGAGERENGIPFAAFGLVWKKFGGAVCGSEEVAKAVDERLAETIDALDNGVDIWGETDVDISFRYNLQSAFYGLRPTWKEAPDYTKNEAFFRALDIAELVLDREIAQAKARLEAFAIVEDAYKNSSINDERILFLEKSYPYMEFVEDNPQILFVIKPDSENGNWEIVSVPKSISTPFDARKLLPEEWAGKRDGDLVNASGVEDAFFVHNKRFIGVASSKEGVFELANKALETE
- a CDS encoding phage holin family protein, with product MDRLLLKWLITALSLMLVSELLPGVEIDGFWVAVVSAFVLGIFNVTLKPILYVLTLPINILTLGLFSFVLNGFFFYFVAVFVSGFMVDGFWAAVFGAVIVSLLASTVELGSNSKGKNV
- the secA gene encoding preprotein translocase subunit SecA — its product is MKLLKKIFGDEHKRAIKALQPTVKKINDLEEEISSLSDADLQGKTAEFKKALADGKTLDDILPEAFAVVREVSKRVHGERHFDVQLIGGIVIHQGKIAEMRTGEGKTLVATLPAYLNALNGKGVHIVTVNDYLARRDAVWMGEIYDFLGISVSAINSSNISFIYDQEQVKNTEELDEERDEEGSHKVVDEFLRPISRREAYETDITYGTNSEFGFDYLRDNLEYVPEQIRQKEHPFAIIDEVDSILIDEARTPLIISAPAAESEDLYQTFATIAGRLKEDEDYTVDEKLGAISLTESGISKAEEALGVENIYTERGIKYVHHLETAVRAKALFKRDDKYMVRDGSVIIVDEFTGRLQPGRRYSAGLHQAIEAKEGVAIQKESKTVASVTYQNFFRLYDKLSGMTGTAETSSEEFYKTYGLDTVVIPTNKPIARIDRNDQIFKTEQGKFKAVARKLKELHKKGQPVLVGTVSVDKNELLSSFLKKEGVPHEVLNAKNHAREGEIISEAGKKGRVTIATNMAGRGVDIKLGGPSATEEERQEILELGGLFVLGTERHEARRIDNQLRGRAGRQGDPGETQFYVSLEDSLMRVFASGPINSMMGRLGVKEDEPIEHKMITRSLESAQEKIEGFNFDSRKRTLEYDDVLNRQRSAIYEKRLKVLTGDIDDIEDLIFELAEGDKKVADLIDEKEEALGEETFWNVMKRLYLQTLDKLWMDHLDQMDYLRSSVNLRAYGQHDPLVEYKKEALRLFRELNETLKSRVIGALPNIDPDAFKAEAEQVRSRLEMAKRSSERQGESPSTPIQRTEEDKIGRNDIVKITDGNVVKEMKYKKAKEMLNSGWRMIESDPKTS